Proteins found in one Bacillus sp. (in: firmicutes) genomic segment:
- a CDS encoding PspA/IM30 family protein, which translates to MSIIGRFKDIMSSNINALLDKAEDPEKMIDQYLRNLNKDLGKVKSETASVMAEEQRAKRVLAECKDDIAKMERYAVKALEAGNEGDARRFLEQKATLAAKAAELEAAYQLASTNTLQMKQMHDKLVADIGELEARRTMLKAKWSVAKTQERMNKLGASTTDASHSISAFGRMEEKVTRALDEANAMAELNAGPKDEIADLTAKYDKQSIDVEDELAALKERMKNQE; encoded by the coding sequence ATGAGTATTATTGGAAGATTTAAGGATATTATGTCAAGCAATATTAATGCCTTGTTAGATAAGGCTGAGGACCCAGAGAAAATGATTGATCAATACTTAAGAAATCTAAACAAGGATTTAGGGAAGGTAAAATCAGAAACAGCATCAGTAATGGCGGAAGAGCAACGGGCAAAAAGGGTTTTGGCTGAGTGTAAAGATGATATAGCAAAAATGGAACGCTATGCCGTAAAGGCATTGGAAGCGGGTAATGAAGGGGATGCACGGAGATTTCTAGAGCAGAAAGCAACTTTGGCAGCAAAAGCAGCTGAGTTGGAAGCCGCTTATCAATTAGCTTCTACAAACACACTGCAAATGAAGCAAATGCATGATAAGCTTGTAGCAGATATTGGTGAATTGGAAGCACGAAGAACGATGTTGAAAGCAAAATGGTCAGTGGCCAAAACACAGGAACGAATGAATAAGCTTGGAGCATCTACAACTGATGCAAGCCATTCGATTTCCGCCTTTGGGCGAATGGAGGAGAAGGTAACTCGTGCGCTCGATGAAGCGAATGCCATGGCCGAACTAAATGCTGGCCCGAAAGACGAGATAGCGGATTTAACAGCTAAATATGATAAACAAAGTATTGATGTTGAAGACGAACTTGCGGCCTTAAAAGAGCGAATGAAGAATCAAGAGTAG
- the mqo gene encoding malate dehydrogenase (quinone), whose translation MSNRQTKTDVILIGAGIMSATLGSLLKELVPDWKITVFEKLANAGEESSNEWNNAGTGHASLCELNYTVEKSDGSVDISKAIKVNEEFQVSKQFWSYLVNSNLIRNPQSFIMPLPHISFVQGEQNVKFLKKRFEAMSNNPLFKGMEFSDDPKKLMEWMPLMMDERPADEPVAATKIDSGTDVNFGALTRILFEHLESKNVDVRYNHTVDDIKRTSDGLWELKVRNSDKGIIERHSAKFVFIGSGGGSLHLLQKTGIPEGKNIGGFPVSGLFLVCKNQEVVEQHYAKVYGKAKVGAPPMSVPHLDTRYIDNKKALLFGPFAGFSPKFLKNGSMFDLLTSVKVDNLGTMLAAGAKNVPLTKYLIEQVMLSKEKRMEELREFIPNAKSEDWDIVVAGQRVQVIKDTVEGGKGTLQFGTEVINAADGSIAALLGASPGASTAVSVMLEVLTNCFPQHIKEWEAKIKEMIPSYGVSLLENQELMQEINNSTALTLGLEDKKQENQKKETRMLQEV comes from the coding sequence ATGAGCAACAGACAAACTAAAACAGACGTAATCTTAATTGGTGCAGGAATCATGAGTGCAACTTTAGGTTCACTGCTGAAAGAATTAGTGCCGGATTGGAAAATTACAGTTTTTGAGAAGCTCGCAAACGCAGGGGAGGAAAGTTCTAACGAATGGAATAATGCAGGAACTGGGCATGCTTCACTATGCGAGCTGAACTATACCGTCGAAAAATCAGACGGCTCTGTCGACATTAGCAAAGCTATAAAAGTTAATGAAGAGTTTCAGGTTTCGAAGCAGTTTTGGTCTTATCTTGTCAATAGCAATTTGATTCGTAATCCGCAAAGCTTTATCATGCCATTACCACATATAAGTTTTGTACAAGGGGAACAAAATGTAAAGTTTTTAAAGAAACGTTTTGAAGCGATGTCAAACAATCCATTATTCAAAGGGATGGAATTTTCCGATGACCCGAAAAAATTGATGGAATGGATGCCGCTTATGATGGATGAGCGACCAGCAGATGAACCGGTAGCAGCAACAAAAATCGACTCTGGAACTGATGTCAACTTTGGTGCTTTGACGCGCATATTGTTTGAACACTTAGAGAGTAAAAATGTCGATGTAAGATACAATCATACTGTTGACGATATTAAGCGCACTAGCGATGGCTTGTGGGAATTGAAGGTTCGTAACTCTGATAAAGGCATTATCGAACGCCATTCTGCAAAATTTGTCTTTATAGGTAGCGGCGGCGGAAGCCTGCATTTGTTGCAAAAAACCGGTATTCCTGAAGGAAAAAATATTGGAGGATTTCCGGTAAGTGGACTATTTTTGGTGTGTAAAAATCAAGAGGTTGTAGAGCAGCATTATGCAAAAGTATACGGCAAAGCTAAGGTTGGTGCTCCGCCAATGTCTGTTCCGCATCTTGACACAAGATATATCGATAATAAAAAAGCGTTGCTATTTGGGCCGTTTGCTGGCTTCTCTCCGAAGTTTTTGAAAAACGGTTCAATGTTTGATTTGTTAACTTCTGTAAAGGTGGATAATCTTGGAACTATGTTGGCAGCAGGTGCCAAAAACGTTCCATTGACAAAATATTTAATCGAACAAGTTATGTTATCGAAAGAAAAGCGCATGGAAGAGTTGCGAGAGTTTATCCCGAACGCCAAAAGCGAGGATTGGGATATAGTAGTAGCGGGTCAACGTGTGCAAGTTATCAAAGATACTGTTGAAGGTGGCAAAGGAACGCTTCAATTTGGTACGGAAGTTATTAACGCCGCTGATGGCTCGATAGCAGCATTACTTGGCGCTTCTCCGGGTGCTTCTACTGCTGTTTCCGTCATGCTGGAGGTACTAACAAACTGCTTCCCGCAACATATAAAAGAGTGGGAAGCAAAAATAAAAGAAATGATTCCTTCTTATGGTGTGTCACTATTGGAAAATCAAGAGCTTATGCAAGAAATTAATAATTCAACAGCGTTGACGCTCGGTTTAGAGGACAAAAAACAAGAAAATCAGAAAAAAGAAACTCGTATGTTACAGGAAGTATAA
- a CDS encoding spore gernimation protein, whose product MGIYPLRYLALGDSLTVGIGVPAFDSGFVEYYWCLSQQTLKRHIQYKKYAKSGATTADVLTMLSSPVVTEAVRNANIITITAGGDDLINAAKRFIKDNNEEILSYAIEQSRKNFSKLLERIHNIEKQDQYIIRLTNLYNPFPHIPIADEGVKTFNSSIASFAEQKNVKVADIYSVFKGNEQVLLSRGGVHPNSEGYYQMALAFYRLGYFQLAPL is encoded by the coding sequence ATGGGTATCTATCCATTACGTTATCTTGCGTTAGGTGATTCCCTTACTGTTGGTATAGGTGTCCCAGCTTTTGATTCAGGCTTTGTTGAGTATTATTGGTGTTTAAGTCAGCAAACTTTAAAAAGGCATATTCAATATAAAAAATATGCCAAGTCGGGAGCAACAACGGCTGATGTTCTAACGATGCTATCTTCCCCAGTTGTTACGGAAGCTGTAAGAAATGCGAATATTATTACGATAACGGCTGGAGGTGATGATTTAATAAACGCTGCCAAAAGATTTATAAAGGATAATAATGAAGAAATCCTCTCATATGCAATTGAACAATCCCGAAAAAATTTCTCTAAACTATTAGAAAGAATTCACAATATAGAAAAGCAAGATCAATACATCATCCGGTTAACTAATTTATATAATCCATTTCCTCATATCCCCATAGCTGATGAGGGTGTAAAAACGTTCAACTCATCAATTGCTAGTTTTGCTGAACAAAAAAATGTTAAAGTAGCAGATATTTATAGTGTATTTAAGGGGAATGAACAAGTTTTGTTATCAAGGGGAGGAGTTCATCCTAATAGTGAAGGGTATTATCAAATGGCATTAGCTTTTTATAGGTTGGGTTATTTCCAGTTAGCGCCTCTATAA
- a CDS encoding TFIIB-type zinc ribbon-containing protein, which produces MILHYKCPSCGDDMGFDAESGELSCHSCGRHENIENYPEELMTASFTEDEAKEYHCENCGAILITTTDTAATSCSFCGAGVVIADRLSGHLAPAKVIPFTISKEEAMTAFQKWCRKGLLTPKGFMSADRIKSITGMYVPFWLFDLNSKVQVDAVCTKVRTYSDSEYIYTETKYYDAFRDINLDYVKIPVDASEKMNDELMDKLEPYPYDQLKAFKTPYLAGYIAEKYNYTDEELLPRAKDKISGYIESYIRSTFSQYHSVSYKNKHIDTSKVKSSYVLLPVWMVSYDYNHSEFLFAMNGQTGKVVGKPPISTSKVALWFSGIAAGTFIALKGISFMMGGGF; this is translated from the coding sequence ATGATTCTTCATTATAAATGCCCCAGCTGTGGGGATGATATGGGCTTTGACGCTGAATCAGGCGAATTATCTTGTCATAGCTGCGGCAGACACGAAAATATCGAAAATTATCCTGAAGAGTTAATGACAGCTTCATTTACAGAAGATGAAGCGAAGGAATACCATTGTGAGAATTGTGGTGCTATTTTAATTACAACAACTGATACAGCGGCAACAAGCTGTAGTTTCTGCGGAGCGGGTGTAGTTATCGCTGATCGCTTGTCAGGCCATCTAGCACCAGCAAAGGTTATTCCTTTTACAATAAGTAAAGAAGAGGCAATGACGGCGTTTCAAAAATGGTGTAGAAAAGGACTTCTTACTCCGAAAGGCTTCATGTCAGCAGATCGAATTAAAAGTATAACTGGTATGTATGTGCCATTTTGGTTATTTGATTTAAATAGCAAGGTGCAAGTAGATGCGGTATGTACAAAGGTTAGAACTTATTCAGACAGTGAGTATATTTATACTGAAACAAAGTATTATGATGCTTTCAGGGATATTAACCTTGATTATGTTAAAATTCCAGTTGATGCATCAGAAAAAATGAATGATGAATTAATGGATAAATTGGAGCCATATCCTTATGACCAATTAAAGGCTTTTAAAACTCCTTATTTAGCGGGATATATTGCAGAGAAATACAATTATACAGATGAAGAATTGCTGCCAAGGGCAAAGGATAAAATCAGCGGTTATATTGAGTCTTATATTCGTTCTACTTTTTCGCAATATCATTCTGTAAGTTATAAAAATAAGCATATTGATACGAGTAAGGTAAAAAGCAGCTATGTTTTATTGCCTGTATGGATGGTTAGCTATGATTACAATCATTCAGAGTTTTTATTCGCTATGAATGGACAAACGGGAAAGGTTGTCGGTAAACCTCCCATTAGCACGAGCAAGGTGGCGCTGTGGTTCAGCGGCATTGCCGCTGGCACATTCATTGCCTTAAAAGGGATCTCCTTCATGATGGGAGGGGGCTTCTAG
- a CDS encoding cation:proton antiporter: MFSLTGAEISHFLLAMGCLLATAHLLGFLAERIFIPRVIGEVSAGLVLGPTLLGHFFPDTFNWLFLGFPEEGKLFGLIYQFGLLMLMFCSGLKFQTRFNKEDLKITSVLAIGATIPAFVIGWFAADLFNISSYLGTANNPLAMKIVIAISIAITSIPVISKIFNDLGIMHTRFAKIVVACAGIHDIFLWVALGFATAIASQGGVFTVGTAMKSVGTSFGFIIGTFILGYFLFKRLTIIKQNILFRSSNLGYFLFIMFIIASIAGNLHVETIFGALLAGIVAKVALPKAMSERLEKGVSDISFSWFIPIYFATVGLQLDLVRHFSPLFFLAYFLFATLTQTLAVYITSRSLKQDHLTSFNLGIAINDRGGPGIVLSSVAFTAGIINQEFFAVLVMLALITSWIPGTWLRIVVNKGWRLMPGDENLVPHQNNNDDKSKTFNQPV, from the coding sequence ATGTTTAGTTTAACAGGTGCTGAAATTAGTCATTTTTTGTTGGCAATGGGCTGTTTACTAGCAACTGCTCATTTATTAGGATTTCTGGCTGAACGAATTTTCATACCACGGGTGATTGGAGAGGTCTCAGCAGGTTTAGTTCTTGGCCCTACATTATTAGGACACTTTTTTCCAGATACTTTTAATTGGTTGTTTCTCGGGTTTCCAGAGGAGGGTAAATTATTTGGTCTCATTTACCAGTTCGGTTTACTGATGCTAATGTTCTGCTCGGGGTTGAAGTTTCAGACTCGTTTTAATAAAGAAGACTTAAAAATTACATCTGTATTGGCAATTGGCGCGACCATTCCTGCCTTTGTCATTGGCTGGTTTGCAGCTGATCTTTTCAATATTAGCAGCTATCTTGGTACGGCAAATAATCCGTTAGCTATGAAAATAGTAATTGCGATTTCAATCGCGATAACATCCATACCTGTCATCTCGAAAATTTTCAATGACCTTGGAATTATGCATACACGGTTTGCCAAAATTGTTGTAGCTTGTGCCGGCATCCATGATATTTTTCTTTGGGTTGCGTTAGGATTTGCAACAGCAATTGCTAGTCAAGGTGGTGTATTTACAGTTGGTACAGCGATGAAAAGTGTTGGAACATCCTTCGGTTTTATAATAGGTACCTTTATCCTCGGATATTTCCTATTTAAACGTCTGACAATCATTAAACAAAATATATTGTTTCGTTCGTCCAATTTAGGATATTTCCTCTTCATTATGTTCATCATAGCCTCAATTGCTGGCAATCTTCATGTCGAAACGATATTTGGTGCGCTCCTAGCAGGGATTGTCGCGAAGGTTGCTTTGCCAAAGGCGATGTCTGAGCGACTAGAAAAAGGGGTATCGGATATTTCCTTCTCTTGGTTTATCCCAATTTATTTCGCAACAGTAGGCCTACAATTAGATCTCGTAAGACATTTTAGTCCACTATTCTTCCTTGCCTATTTTCTATTTGCTACATTAACCCAAACTTTAGCTGTTTATATCACTTCTCGCAGTTTAAAACAAGATCATCTCACTAGTTTTAATTTAGGGATAGCTATAAATGATCGTGGCGGCCCAGGAATCGTCCTTTCTTCAGTAGCCTTTACTGCCGGTATTATAAATCAAGAGTTTTTTGCTGTTCTTGTGATGCTGGCCCTTATTACCTCATGGATTCCAGGAACATGGCTACGCATTGTTGTAAATAAAGGCTGGAGATTAATGCCTGGCGATGAGAACTTAGTGCCACATCAAAATAATAATGATGACAAATCTAAAACATTTAATCAACCTGTTTAA
- a CDS encoding FMN-binding glutamate synthase family protein, with product MNLANVLTIIGFTFCALILFVLLLTGIYLYFIDRSQRQHPVLRNYPVIGRARYFLETIGPELRQYLFNNDREGKPFSRSEYQHIVKKAKYKRDVIGFGSLRDFEEAGFYIRNSLFPKLTEELKMDQNSKVTTDRYLLIKEPLLTQRIEYLEKDESNAFLLDDSDAIVIGKNTKHPFIVKGQIGMSAMSYGSLGEKAITALSEGLGIAKGTWMNTGEGGLSEYHLKGGVDIIMQIGPGLFGVRDKEGNFSWDALKEKNEIPQIKAYELKLGQGAKTRGGHIDAEKVTEEIARIRMVEPFKSIDSPNRFEEFQDLPSLFEFIVKIREFTGKPVGMKVVIGSRHEADELAKLIKETGKGPDFITVDGGEGGTGASYQELADSVGLPIKSALPLLDYAFKKYGVRDQVTIIASGKLFSPDRVAVALAMGADLINIARGFMITVGCIQSLKCHTNACPVGVATTDPDLQKALVIDEKKYRTANYLISMRKGLYRLAAAAGLESPAQFQSDHVVYKDERGRTWSLEEIYQSIVAKTE from the coding sequence TTGAACTTGGCAAATGTTCTAACCATTATTGGTTTCACTTTCTGTGCTCTTATCCTGTTTGTTTTATTACTAACTGGTATCTATTTATATTTTATTGATCGTTCACAAAGGCAGCATCCAGTATTGCGAAATTATCCGGTAATCGGACGTGCTCGTTATTTTTTAGAAACGATTGGTCCTGAATTGCGTCAGTATTTATTTAATAATGATCGCGAAGGGAAGCCCTTTTCCAGAAGCGAATATCAGCATATTGTCAAAAAGGCAAAATATAAACGGGACGTCATTGGATTTGGGTCTTTACGAGATTTTGAAGAAGCAGGATTTTATATTAGAAATTCGCTGTTCCCCAAACTAACGGAAGAGTTAAAAATGGACCAAAATAGTAAAGTAACGACAGATCGCTATTTGCTTATAAAAGAGCCTTTGCTAACACAAAGAATCGAATATTTAGAGAAGGATGAATCAAATGCCTTTTTGTTGGATGATAGCGATGCAATCGTGATTGGCAAGAACACGAAGCATCCTTTTATTGTCAAGGGCCAAATTGGAATGTCGGCGATGAGCTATGGCTCCTTAGGTGAAAAAGCAATTACTGCGCTTTCAGAAGGATTGGGTATTGCAAAGGGGACATGGATGAATACAGGGGAAGGTGGTCTTTCTGAGTATCATTTAAAGGGCGGCGTTGATATTATCATGCAAATTGGTCCTGGCTTATTTGGTGTTAGAGATAAAGAAGGGAATTTTAGTTGGGATGCCTTGAAGGAAAAAAATGAAATTCCACAAATAAAAGCTTATGAGCTTAAATTAGGGCAAGGGGCCAAAACTAGGGGTGGGCATATTGACGCCGAAAAGGTGACAGAGGAAATCGCAAGGATTCGAATGGTCGAGCCGTTTAAATCAATTGATAGTCCAAACCGCTTTGAAGAGTTTCAAGATTTGCCTTCCCTATTTGAATTTATTGTGAAAATTCGTGAATTTACCGGAAAGCCAGTCGGAATGAAAGTCGTTATTGGCAGCAGACATGAAGCTGATGAATTGGCAAAACTAATAAAAGAGACTGGAAAAGGCCCTGATTTTATTACGGTAGATGGCGGTGAAGGCGGTACAGGTGCTTCCTATCAGGAATTAGCGGACAGTGTTGGTTTGCCAATTAAATCAGCCTTACCATTACTGGATTATGCTTTTAAAAAATACGGCGTACGGGATCAAGTCACAATTATTGCTTCAGGAAAACTATTTTCACCAGACCGTGTTGCCGTAGCGTTAGCAATGGGTGCCGATTTGATAAATATTGCAAGGGGTTTTATGATTACGGTTGGCTGCATTCAATCGTTAAAATGCCATACGAACGCCTGTCCTGTTGGTGTGGCGACAACAGACCCTGATTTGCAAAAAGCGTTAGTCATTGATGAAAAAAAATATCGCACAGCAAATTATTTAATTTCTATGCGTAAAGGTTTATATCGGTTAGCAGCCGCAGCGGGCTTGGAATCTCCTGCTCAGTTTCAAAGTGATCATGTTGTTTATAAAGATGAGAGAGGGAGGACATGGTCATTGGAGGAGATTTATCAATCAATCGTGGCAAAGACTGAATGA